The DNA segment CTTCGCCGCCTTTGGCCCAGATGTCGGATTCCACGACGGGAACGCCGAGCTTCGCGCATTTGTCCTGGATGAATTTCAGCTCTTCGGCCGTGTCGGTCGGGAAGGCGTTGAGCGCGACAACTACGGGCAGACCGAAGGAGAGCATGTTTTCGACGTGCTTTTCGAGGTTCGGGATGCCGGCTTCGAGCGCCGCCATGTTAAGCTTGCCGAGGTCTTCTTTCGCGACGCCGCCGTGCATCTTAAGAGCGCGGATGGTGGCTACTATGACGACCGCGTTCGGCTTGAGGCCTCCGAGACGGCACTTGATGTCGAGGAATTTTTCAGCGCCGAGGTCGGCGGCGAATCCAGCCTCCGTGACGAAGTAATCCGCAAGTTTCAGACCGTATTTTGTCGCCATGATGCTGTTGCATCCGTGCGCGATGTTCGCGAAGGGGCCGCCGTGGATGAAGGCGGGGACGTGTTCGAGGGTCTGCACGAGGTTCGGCTTGATGGCGTCTTTAAGGAGCATCGCCATTGCGCCGTGCGCTTCGAGTTCGCGCGCTGTGACGGGTTTGTCGTCGTAGGTGTAGGCGACGATTATGTTGGCGAGGCGCTCTTTGAGGTCTGTGATGTCCTTTGAGAGGCAGAGTATCGCCATTACTTCGGAGGCGACTGTGATGTCGAAGCCGTCTTCGCGGGGCACGCCGTTTGGCTTGCCCCCAAGTCCGATGACGATGTCGCGCAGTGTGCGGTCGTTCATGTCAAGGACGCGCTTTAACGCTATCTTGCGTGTGTCTATGTTGAGGGGGTTGCCCTGCTGCACGGAGTTGTCGAGCATCGCCGCGAGAAGGTTGTGCGCGGAGGTGATGGCGTGGAAGTCGCCCGTGAAGTGGATGTTGATGTCTTCCATCGGCACTACCTGGCTGTATCCGCCGCCGGCGGCTCCGCCTTTTACTCCGAATACGGGACCGAGCGAGGGTTCACGAAGGGCTACGCATGATTTTTTGCCAAGTTTCGCAAGCGCCTGCGCAAGTCCGACGGAGGTCGTCGTCTTGCCTTCCCCCGCAGGAGTCGGGGTGATTGCGGTGACAAGTATCAGCTTGCCGTCTTCGTTATCCTTTACTTTGTCCCAGAGGCCAAAGGATACCTTCGCTTTATATTTTCCGTAAAGTTCAAGATCATCTTCCGAGACGTCCAGTTTTTTGGCGACCTCGACAATGGGCTGCATCTGCGCCTGCTGCGCGATTTCAATATCACTCAGAAAAGCCATTTAAACCAACTCCTGTTATTTTATTTTTTATGACTGGTGACTGTGGGTTCAAACCCACAGCCACCTGTTGATATTCTTGTATTTTATACCATTGGAGCGCCCGATAGCAATATTCTAAATATTGTATAGGGCTATCAGGGCCGTCCGTTTCGACGGTAGTTTGACGCCGCGGGGAATAGGAGTTATCCCAGCAGGTGCGTCTCTATTATCTGGTTCATGTCGAATTTGCGGACGCGCAGAGAGTGGCGGATGACCTCTTCGAGCGCGGCGAGCGGCAGGGGGCCTACAAGCTCCGCGTCGGCGATGCCCACGCCGTAACTGTCGGCGAGGGATTTGATGAGGTCGTAGACCACTGGGATGGGCGTTTTTTCAAAGTTTGTAAGGTTCATCGAGACCTGCACCATGCCGCGCTCTTCAAGCGCAAGTCCGATGGCGCGGCAGTAACGCAGCCCGCCCGTGGAAAAACGCATACGTTTCGCTATCGCCTTCGCTATCTCCAGGTCGTCGGTGCGCAGGTTGACGTTGTATGCGACAAGCGGGAAGCGAACGCCTGTGACGGTGACGCCTGATTTCGGCACGAAGGCGAAGGGGCCTTCGTCGGGACGCCACTCTTCGTTCTGCATTTTTTCACTAAGCGCCTCGTACTGGCCTTTTCTGATGTCGACAAGGTTCTGGCGCGACGGCTTTGTCGCAGCGTCTTCATAGTAGTAGACGGGAACGCCCAGGCCGCCCAGGAATTTTCCGTAGCGGCGCGCTATCTCAAGCGCTTCTTCTTTTTCTACGTTGCGGACGGGCACGAACGGCACGACGTCGACAGCGCCCTGACGCGGGTGGCTTCCATGATGCTGGCTCATGTCTACCTCGGCTACGGCCTGTTTTGTGATGTTCATGGCGCCAGCGAGCACGTCCTCCGGCTCGCCTATCCACGTATAGACGGAGCGGTTGTGGTCCGCGTCGGAGTCAATGTCCATTACCGTGATGTTCGGCGTCGAGGTGAGCGCCTCTGTTATCCTCTGTATCTTCGCTTCGTCTCTTCCTTCGCTTACGTTCAGTTCACACAGCAGTATCTTTGCCATTTTTTTATCTTCCTTTCTGATTGTTTGATCGACTTAGTTGACGGACGCTTTGAGCTGACGCGCGGCTTCCGCAAGTTCCGCGTTGATTTCGGGCGTCTTTATGAGAGAAAGGTTCGCCTCGACGTTGAGCGCCGTGTCGGCAACGGCCATTTTCGCAAGCATGACGCCGGCGTCCATGTCCGAGGCGGCGGCGCCGTTGCAGCGGCCTTCCATCTCTTTGGCTATCTCAAAGACTTTGAGCGCTCTGCGTCCGTTTTCAAGCGGGACTCTCGCGGCCTGTATCGCGGCCTTTTCGACGGCGGCGCGGCGCGCGGCCTTTTCCTCGTCCGTTGATTTGGGCAGCGCGAAAGCCGCCTTTATCCCGAGGAATGACTGCGTGTCCGCCACCGCGCCTTCTTTAAATTCCACGACGTACTTGTCCAGGGTATCCGCTATTTCAAGGTATCTCTCGTCGGTGAGGCCGT comes from the Cloacibacillus sp. genome and includes:
- a CDS encoding formate--tetrahydrofolate ligase; the encoded protein is MAFLSDIEIAQQAQMQPIVEVAKKLDVSEDDLELYGKYKAKVSFGLWDKVKDNEDGKLILVTAITPTPAGEGKTTTSVGLAQALAKLGKKSCVALREPSLGPVFGVKGGAAGGGYSQVVPMEDINIHFTGDFHAITSAHNLLAAMLDNSVQQGNPLNIDTRKIALKRVLDMNDRTLRDIVIGLGGKPNGVPREDGFDITVASEVMAILCLSKDITDLKERLANIIVAYTYDDKPVTARELEAHGAMAMLLKDAIKPNLVQTLEHVPAFIHGGPFANIAHGCNSIMATKYGLKLADYFVTEAGFAADLGAEKFLDIKCRLGGLKPNAVVIVATIRALKMHGGVAKEDLGKLNMAALEAGIPNLEKHVENMLSFGLPVVVALNAFPTDTAEELKFIQDKCAKLGVPVVESDIWAKGGEGGLEMAQEVIKACDKPNTFHYLYDENLSPKEKIETIATKIYGADGVAFTDKAVKDLKKIHDLGKDGLLICMAKTQSSISDDPNKKGRPTNFTLTVREVRLSAGAGFIIPITGSIMTMPGLPKRPAACNIDVDASGKVSGLF
- the ftcD gene encoding glutamate formimidoyltransferase; amino-acid sequence: MAKILLCELNVSEGRDEAKIQRITEALTSTPNITVMDIDSDADHNRSVYTWIGEPEDVLAGAMNITKQAVAEVDMSQHHGSHPRQGAVDVVPFVPVRNVEKEEALEIARRYGKFLGGLGVPVYYYEDAATKPSRQNLVDIRKGQYEALSEKMQNEEWRPDEGPFAFVPKSGVTVTGVRFPLVAYNVNLRTDDLEIAKAIAKRMRFSTGGLRYCRAIGLALEERGMVQVSMNLTNFEKTPIPVVYDLIKSLADSYGVGIADAELVGPLPLAALEEVIRHSLRVRKFDMNQIIETHLLG
- a CDS encoding cyclodeaminase/cyclohydrolase family protein, with translation MFYEVLEKIMDSRDFTVGGGSASAVAGAMASGLIGMVARLSTGKEYGLTDERYLEIADTLDKYVVEFKEGAVADTQSFLGIKAAFALPKSTDEEKAARRAAVEKAAIQAARVPLENGRRALKVFEIAKEMEGRCNGAAASDMDAGVMLAKMAVADTALNVEANLSLIKTPEINAELAEAARQLKASVN